The following coding sequences lie in one Arachis ipaensis cultivar K30076 chromosome B05, Araip1.1, whole genome shotgun sequence genomic window:
- the LOC107642582 gene encoding uncharacterized protein LOC107642582 isoform X2, translated as MATAPVKSQPLHNFSLPFLKWASKSHTKPNHRHRSPLSRDSSSSQLPPPADHDSEPETRRLGSRTVRYRFGFSSSHIAEKSHTEQQQQQQQQRQQTSDRAGNNVTDDDDGGGGKRKREDGEEEAKGEGEELKVEKPWKLRPRKSAFPRGSGNGEAGAAVTGGPSSEPKSVRLREMADMQCQGDRKEKRKLWIALSKEEIEEDIFAITGSRPARRPEKRPKHVQKQLDCVFPGLWLVGATAEAYRVADAPAKR; from the exons ATGGCGACGGCACCGGTGAAGTCTCAACCTCTTCACAACTTCTCCCTACCTTTCTTGAAATGGGCCTCCAAAAGCCACACCAAGCCTAACCACCGCCACCGCTCTCCCCTCTCCCGCGACTCCTCCTCCTCCCAGCTTCCTCCCCCCGCCGATCACGATTCCGAACCCGAAACCCGCAGGCTCGGATCCAGAACCGTCAGATACCGATTTGGATTCTCCTCCTCCCATATCGCAGAAAAATCTCACactgaacaacaacaacaacaacagcagcagcGGCAACAAACTTCCGACCGAGCAGGCAACAATGTAACCGACGATGATGACGGCGGCGGCGGAAAGAGGAAGCGTGAGGACGGCGAAGAAGAAGCCAAAGGCGAAGGTGAGGAGTTAAAGGTTGAAAAGCCTTGGAAGTTGAGGCCCAGGAAATCAGCGTTCCCAAGGGGTTCTGGGAATGGGGAAGCGGGTGCGGCGGTTACCGGTGGGCCGTCATCGGAGCCGAAGTCGGTGCGGCTGAGGGAGATGGCGGATATGCAGTGTCAAGGTGACAGGAAAGAGAAGAGGAAGTTATGGATTGCCCTTTCGAAAGAAGAAATCGAAGAGGACATATTCGCCATCACTGGGTCGAGGCCCGCCAGAAGGCCCGAGAAAAGGCCCAAGCATGTTCAGAAACAACTGGAT TGTGTTTTCCCTGGCTTGTGGTTAGTAGGGGCAACGGCAGAAGCTTACAGAGTTGCTGATGCTCCAGCCAag CGTTAG
- the LOC107642582 gene encoding uncharacterized protein LOC107642582 isoform X1 yields MATAPVKSQPLHNFSLPFLKWASKSHTKPNHRHRSPLSRDSSSSQLPPPADHDSEPETRRLGSRTVRYRFGFSSSHIAEKSHTEQQQQQQQQRQQTSDRAGNNVTDDDDGGGGKRKREDGEEEAKGEGEELKVEKPWKLRPRKSAFPRGSGNGEAGAAVTGGPSSEPKSVRLREMADMQCQGDRKEKRKLWIALSKEEIEEDIFAITGSRPARRPEKRPKHVQKQLDCVFPGLWLVGATAEAYRVADAPAKVFFLLFCFYD; encoded by the exons ATGGCGACGGCACCGGTGAAGTCTCAACCTCTTCACAACTTCTCCCTACCTTTCTTGAAATGGGCCTCCAAAAGCCACACCAAGCCTAACCACCGCCACCGCTCTCCCCTCTCCCGCGACTCCTCCTCCTCCCAGCTTCCTCCCCCCGCCGATCACGATTCCGAACCCGAAACCCGCAGGCTCGGATCCAGAACCGTCAGATACCGATTTGGATTCTCCTCCTCCCATATCGCAGAAAAATCTCACactgaacaacaacaacaacaacagcagcagcGGCAACAAACTTCCGACCGAGCAGGCAACAATGTAACCGACGATGATGACGGCGGCGGCGGAAAGAGGAAGCGTGAGGACGGCGAAGAAGAAGCCAAAGGCGAAGGTGAGGAGTTAAAGGTTGAAAAGCCTTGGAAGTTGAGGCCCAGGAAATCAGCGTTCCCAAGGGGTTCTGGGAATGGGGAAGCGGGTGCGGCGGTTACCGGTGGGCCGTCATCGGAGCCGAAGTCGGTGCGGCTGAGGGAGATGGCGGATATGCAGTGTCAAGGTGACAGGAAAGAGAAGAGGAAGTTATGGATTGCCCTTTCGAAAGAAGAAATCGAAGAGGACATATTCGCCATCACTGGGTCGAGGCCCGCCAGAAGGCCCGAGAAAAGGCCCAAGCATGTTCAGAAACAACTGGAT TGTGTTTTCCCTGGCTTGTGGTTAGTAGGGGCAACGGCAGAAGCTTACAGAGTTGCTGATGCTCCAGCCAaggttttctttcttcttttttgtttttatgattga
- the LOC107639997 gene encoding uncharacterized protein LOC107639997 codes for MYNAQHIQFGPGYNWSILISYRRKQEKWEVRRYNGSHSCMQTLMGQDHGRLDSKVIAQHIFTMVKADPTISIRVLQGGVDRHFGYKASYQKVWLAKQRVIARIYGDWEESYNELPRWLFAMQMYLPGTWVQLVTQLWPGLTDIVMFQRVFWTFSPCFEAFKHCKPLIFINVTHLYGKYGGTLLMAIAQDGNANILPIAFAIVEGETKEAWSFFLSYLREHVTPQPGLLVISDRHKSIDGALNADGSLWKPPHAFQGFCTRHVVANFMTHFRNKDLKKVLINAAYSKSQREFAHCYGRLRGENVAIINWLEEMPRSQWEQYADEGRRFGHMTTNISECINVVMKGSHNLPITALVKSSYFCLSELFARKGSEALAQLQVGAEFS; via the exons ATGTATAATGCACAACATATCCAGTTCGGGCCCGGTTATAATTGGAGCATACTGATATCATATCGTCGAAAGCAAGAAAAGTGGGAGGTTAGAAGATACAATGGGTCTCATTCCTGCATGCAAACTTTGATGGGACAAGACCATGGTAGGTTAGATTCGAAGGTGATTGCACAACACATCTTCACAATGGTCAAAGCCGATCCAACAATCAGCATCAGGGTTCTTCAAGGAGGTGTGGATAGGCACTTTGGTTACAAGGCATCCTACCAAAAGGTTTGGCTTGCAAAACAGAGAGTGATCGCCAGAATATATGgcgattgggaggagtcatacaacGAGCTGCCTCGTTGGTTATTCGCAATGCAGATGTACTTGCCTG GTACTTGGGTGCAACTGGTGACTCAACTTTGGCCTGGCTTGACGGATATTGTCATGTTTCAGCGGGTCTTTTGGACATTTTCACCGTGTTTTGAggctttcaagcattgcaagccacTTATTTTCATTAATGTCACTCACTTATATGGTAAATACGGTGGGACCTTATTGATGGCGATAGCTCAAGATGGAAACGCAAACATTCTGCCTATTGCATTTGCCATTGTCGAGGGTGAGACAAAGGAGGCGTGGTCATTCTTTCTGTCGTATCTGCGGGAGCATGTCACACCACAACCCGGGCTCTTAGTGATTTCAGATAGGCACAAATCTATTGATGGTGCATTGAACGCCGACGGGAGTCTATGGAAACCACCTCACGCCTTCCAAGGGTTTTGTACAAGACACGTTGTAGCCAACTTCATGACTCACTTCAGGAACAAAGACTTGAAGAAGGTCCTAATTAACGCAGCGTATTCAAAGTCACAGCGTGAGTTTGCTCATTGTTACGGTCGACTCAGGGGCGAAAATGTAGCCATCATTAACTGGCTTGAGGAAATGCCACGGTCACAGTGGGAACAGTATGCTGATGAGGGTCGTCGATttggtcacatgacgacgaatataTCCGAGTGTATTAATGTTGTTATGAAGGGGTCCCACAATTTGCCGATCACTGCTCTTGTCAAGTCAAGTTATTTCTGCCTGAGTGAACTCTTTGCAAGGAAGGGTTCTGAGGCACTGGCCCAACTTCAAGTCGGTGCTGAATTCTCTTAG